Genomic DNA from Sporosarcina sp. ANT_H38:
CTGTCCAGAATATCATGGGAGGAGCAAAGTATTTAAGGCAAATGCTCAATCAATTTGATGGTGATACCGAACTTGCTCTTGCTGCCTATAATGCCGGCCCTGGAAACGTGAAAAAACACGACGGAATTCCCCCATTTAAAGAGACACAGCAATATGTGAAAAACGTGCTCGGCTATTTCAATGCATAAAGTTGATAATCTAGAGTCCTATTTCACTAACAGAGCTATATATTTGTGAAAGCGATGCAGGCTTGATAGAATATCAATACAGTCAGAGCAAAGGAGATTGACATAATGATGCGAAAACCTTTGATCCCTTATGAAGAGATCGGTGCTACAAAGTTGTCGGAACTTATCGACCTGTTTTACGCAAAAGTGGCCGTACACCCGGACCTATACCCGATTTTCCCAGATGACCTGACAGAAACAGCACGCAAACAAAAACAATTTCAAACACAGTATTTAGGTGGTCCCAATATATTTACAGAGGAACATGGTCACCCGATGATGAAAGCCCGTCATATGCCATTCCCTATATCTCCGGTTCAAGCAGAAGCATGGCTAGCCTGTATGGCTGAAGCAATGGACGAAGTTGAACTTGATGGAAATATACGTGATATTTATTATAAGCGCCTCGTCTTGACTGCCAATCATATGGTAAACAGGACTGGGGAGGAGAAAACGTGAATCGACAAACATTACTGGAGAATCCGGTAAGTCCATCTACTTGCATAAGGCCAATCGAATTATATGTTTTTATTGATCCATTATGCGGGGAATGCTCGTCACTCCCTCCTTTACTTCGAAAGTTACAAGTTGAATATGACCGCTATTTCACACTGCGCATTGCATTGCGCACATCGTTGCCTAAGATGAATCTTCAATTTATGCATAAACAAGTAGATGAACTGGCTTGTGAAAAGACACATCCTACGTTTCCGAGTATTGCTATTAAAACTGCGGAGTTTCAAGGTAAGCGTGCTGGATTTAGATTCTTCTCAAAAATGCTTGAGTATTCATTCCTGAAGTCAAGAAATGTATCGTCATTTTCCGTACTCGTCGAAATCGCAACAAAATTAAATCTAGATGTAGACGAATTTATCCGAGACTTTTCTTCCAAAAACGTCTTGCGCTCTTTACAAGTCGATTTGTATATGGCCAAAGAGATGGAAGTCGACAAAGCCCCTACTTTCGTTTTCTTCAATAAAAATATTGAAGATGAAGGATTAAAAGTAAGTGGATTGTACGATTACGAAGTCTACGAACAAATTTTAGAGGAATTGGTCGGTGGGCCGATTATGGCCGATATTCCACCTCCACTTGAAGATTTGTTCCAACGTTTCGATACACTCTCCACAAATGAGATTGCTAGTATTTACAACATCTCCGAAAAGTCCGCAGAACGCGAACTCAAAAAACGTCTTCTTCAACAACATGTCGAACGGATTCACTTCCAGGACATGACATTATGGCGTAAAAAAATGATATGAATTAAGAGAGCTACTTCATTACCGGGGGATTTCCGGAGGATGGGGTGGTTTTTTTATTGATGGAGTTTGCGTTCACTGTTTCATGTTTTGCAATGACAGTTTTCAGGTGCACTCACAGTTGCTTGCTTTGCCATCACAGTTCAACGCTTTCCCCTCACAGTTTCACAGCTTCAGTGACAATAACCGCTTCACTCTAATCTCCTCAAAACCAAAAGAAAAGAGCATTCGCTCCTGGGGGGGAGGGAATGCTCTATTTCAAAGGGAATGGGAGAAATGTTCACGTTCAAACAAAAGGGGTGTATGTTTGGTATGTGATTTATTTCACATCCTTACCTTATCATAAAATAATAATTGCATCAAGAATTCACAATGAATTTCACATGATTGTCACATTGGTTATTTCATCAATATTCCACACTTTATATTTATATAGTAATATGCTTTCGAAAAAAATCTCATCCACCTATTTAATAAGGCAGATGAGATTTCTAACTAAATATATTCAGTTTTTTGAAAGAAGTGATTCAAGCTCGTTTAACTTTTCTTCGAAGACTCGGCATGCTTCTTCGATTGGGGCAGCACTTGTCATGTCAACGCCCGCCTTTTTCAGCACTTCAATCGGATAGTCAGAAGAGCCGGCTTTCAGGAAGTTATTAACATAGCGTTCAACGGCCGGTTCGCCTTCTGTCAAGATTTGATTGCTAAGCGCGACTGCGGCACTATAACCTGTCGCATATTGATAGACATAATAATTATAGTAAAAATGAGGAATTCTTGCCCATTCCAAGCCGATTTCTTCATCCACAACTAGGTCTTCACCAAAGTATTTCTTATTGAGTGCATAATACTCTTCCGTCAGTTTTTCAGCTGTTAGTGCGATACCCTGCTGATCAAGCTGATGAATAAGGTGTTCGAACTCGGCGAACATTGTCTGACGGAAAACCGTACCTCGGAAGCCGTCAAGCCAATAATTTAGTAAGTAAATGCGTTTCTGTTCGTCATCAATTGTTTTCAATAGATGATCATTCAAGATGGCTTCATTCACTGTTGACGCGACTTCTGCTACGAAAATGGAATAACCACTGTAGATGAACGGCTGGCTTTTACGTGAATAATAACTATGGACGCTATGGCCGAATTCGTGCGCCAGCGTGAATAAGTTGCTGACATTATCTTGCCAGTTCATTAAGACATAAGGATTTGTTCCATAAGCACCCGAAGAATATGCTCCAGATCGCTTCCCTTTGTTTTCACGGACGTCTACCCAGCGATTATCAAGCCCCTCTTTGACGATTGATACATACTCTTCACCAAGTGGATGGAAACTGTCAAGCATCGTCTGTGAAGCTTCGTCGTACGGAATTTTCATGTCTGCATCTTTTACAAGCGGTGCGTACATATCCCACATATGAAGTTCTTCAAGTCCGAATACTTTTTTACGGAGCGCCACATAGCGTTGTAGCAAGTGGACATTTTTATTGATAGTCGTAACAAGATTTTCATAAACTTGTTCAGGAATATGATTATTCGCCATTGCAGCCTCACGCGCTGATGAATAATTACGAATGCGTGCATTGACGTTATCGCCTTTTATGTTACCCGATAGTGTGGATGCAAATGTATTTTGGAATTCACTGTATTTTGAATACATCGCTTTGAATGCATCCTTACGAACCCGTGGATCATCGCTTTCTAAAAATCCTACATAGCGGCCATGTGATAACTCGACTTCTTCTCCTTGCTCGTCTTTCACCATAGGAAAAGTCAAATCCGCATTGTTTAGCATACTGAACGTTTCAGAAGAGTTACCTGTCACTTCTGAAAGTTGTGCAAGCAAAGCTTCTTGTTCGGCAGGAAGCACATGTGGTCGCTGAGTGTTAATTTCCTCGAATTCTTGCTTATAAAGAGCTAGTCCTTCATGTTCAGTAACTAGCTTGTCCAATTCTATTTCATCAATGGAAAGAAGCTCAGGCAAGAAGTACGATAATGCAGTTGATACTTTCACGTAAAGTGATTTCACGCGGCTATCCATCGCCTGATAGAAACTGTTTGTCGTGTCCTGGTCAGTCTTCAGGTGAGCATATGTGTAAAGCCTGCGGAGTCTTTCTGATAGTGCGTCACGGTATGCCAATGCGCTGTATAGTGCATCTCCTCCGTTGGAAAATGTACCTTTATAAGAATTCGCTTCGCCAGAAATCCGTTCAACCTCAACGTATTCTTTTTCCCACGCTTCATCTGTTGCAAAAATATCTTCGAGACGCCAAGTCTCCTCTACTTTAACTTCATTACGAGTCAATACTTTATTCTTAGTTTCAGCCATCGTCAATATTCCCCCTTCTCCCGTTACTTCGGGAAACGAATCGATTCTATTTTCTCAATTTTCGTAACGCTTTGCAAGCAATCTTTCTGAAAATAGTTGAATTATTTTTTCTTCGTCAATAACCGCTCCCTTGTAATAGGAATCGACATTCGCAGCAATAAGAAAGTCTCTGTATGCCATGCATGATTTTTCTTGTTCTTCCGACGAATTTTCTAAGCCAGAAACATATTTCCTAACCTGACTGCGGGAGAGACTTCTAAAACTGATTCCCTTTTTCCTCAAATAATAGAAGAATGCTAGTTGCCATTCACAATCATGTTCTCGGAATGCCTCATTGAAAAGTACGGGCAGCCCAATCCATTGTGGAAGATTCGCAGGAATTACACGTAGTTCATAGCACATTCTTAAAAAAGGATCGTTTACACCTCTTTTGTTTACTAACACGCGGGATTGAAGAAATTGATTGCGAATGGATAAATAAATGGCTACATAACGATGGACTTCTATCTCTGATGGCGTTTTAGGCCGTGCAAAAGGAAATACTTGCATCGACAATGTCAACGTACGATGGATGCCAATATAACGCTTTCCAGCAATATGGATTAGGCTAGTAAAATAATGAAATCGTTCTGTTTGGGGGTTATATGTGAGTAATAAATGTCCTTCAGGGGATGTATGTGTAAAGAAGCTTACGTGGTATTTTGAAAAATGGAATGTACCGACACCTTTAGGCAATGCACTAAACTTTTCTGGGGTATGCAAAATCCAAATAGGTTTCATTCCTGTACTACGATAACCGGCGGATCTGGATTCAATGTCAGCAACAGGGATTGTACTGCACTGAAATTCGATAGGTATCGACTCAAATTTTGTTGTTACAAGGATATCAGGACGCTGAGACAACATTTTTAAAAATGGTTCAAGTTCGACAAGCTGGGCATGTTTTTGAAAAAATCCGTACAATTGCTGTTTTCCTTGAAGATGGCTACGTGATTCACCTTCCGAGAATAAAGTCGTACAGACAGCATTTTTCATATGTGCAAAATGTGGGATTGTAATAGCTCCAACTTTTAATTGGACCGGATAGTCACATTGAGGGCAATAGAATAATCGTAATTTCCTCCATTTTCTCAAACGCTCTCTTCCTAATTCTGGTGTCAGGATAATAATTTTTCCTTCCTCTGTTTTTGCTGTGAGAATAGTATACATCTCCTTTCTTGTTACATTATACGAATATTGCAACAATAATACAAGTAAAAAAAGCTACCGTTTTAGGTAGCCGTTTCAATATTATTAATTTGCTCCAAAGTATTGCTGAATTTTCACAAAAACATCAGAGTCCATAATTAGATTGCCATACTCCTCGATTCGATGAATCGTCATGTTTGACGGAACGCCGAATTCTGAAAGCACACTAAACAGATCTGTCTTGCGAGAATCATCCATTACTTCATCGTCATATAACAAATGTATATAATATTTGTTTTCAAACGAATATAAAGCTGTCTTTACTTCATAATCTTTCATTTGATTCGCTAACGGAATGAGAATATCAAATTCGTTAAAGACAAACATATTATCAACCCAATCGAACGCAGTATCTTCTATACCTGGCATGGTATCATCATCATCATACATTTTTCCATGCTGGAACACTTTTCTTGGATCATCACTAGTGAATGGTGATTCCAGTGGTTCACCGTCTTCAGACATTTGTGCACGCGTGACTGTCACTTCAATGCCGCCGCTCATCGCATGTACCTGTATCCACAATGGCCCCTCGACTTCAAACTCAGACTCATCACTGACTTCGTCCATCATCTCCCAGAAGAGTTCCTCGCTTTTGTCGCGATTATACCAAACTTCCTCACGGGTGAAGCCGCGTTCTTCTATATCAATATATGATAGAAAAAACTTAACTGTATTTTCATTAATACGCTCTATTTCCATCCCTTTTCTCTCCCTTCCTATGGAACAGGATCTATCCAGTTCCCTTTAATGTGTGGAAAAACCTGCAATGCTTATACTTACTATATGACCGTCCTCTACGTTTTGAAAGGGTTCCGCCTTAGGACGTATAATTTTGATAGTAATAGCATTGTAGAGAACATCCACCAGGAAAGCAAGAGAAACAAAAAAAGCCAATAGGTGTACGGCATTTTACAATGTCAACCCCTATCAGCTTCATACTATTTTTCGACTAGTTAACCATGCGCCGCGCTTCAAGCAACTGATAGGCTCTTACTTTTCTCGGTAAGAATCGACGGATTTCATCTTCATTGTATCCAACCTGTAGTCTCTTCTCATCAAGAATTATCGGTCTTCTTAAAAGACCTGGATGTTCTTGAATTAATTCATATAAGCGCTGTAACGGAAGGCTTTCCACATCAACGTTTAACTTTTGGAATATTTTCGAACGCGTTGAAATAATTTCGTCTGTTCCATCTTCAGTCATACGTAGAATTTCTTTTATTTCATCAATATTCAATGGTTCCGAAAAAATGTTACGTTCAGTATACGGAATCTCGTGTTCCTCTAACCATGCTTTCGCTTTTCTGCATGATGTACAGCTAGGTGAAGTAAATAATGTGACCATCATATGCTGACACTTCCTTTCAGTCGGCTCGAATGTTTTGATTTATATTTTTTCATTTAGATTAGAATTAGTTTAAACTGTCTACTTCTAATCCCTATTATACACATATTTATTACCGATTAATACACTTTCAAAAAAATATTCAATATTCCATGCACTATTGTCACACTTCAGCAACATAAGCGACTTTAACAAGTATGGCATGTTCTTTATACTGTTATACCCGATGAGGAAAAATTTAAACATCTGCTTCTTCTAATAGAAATTTTTCTCATTTAGGAAGTAACTAATTGAAAATAAATTAGTGTCTACATAGTATAGTACGTCTTAATCTGGGTAAAGGTTTCATATTATTTTTAAAAAAATCCAGAAACTTATTATTTTCCGGATTTTTCAAAATTATGAATCGTAATTAATACCGAGGGAATACCAATTGCTAGCATTTCAATAGTAGATATTTAATTATGCAAAAGGACCGGTTCTCTTGTAGAAAACCGGTCCCGTTACATCTATTTAAGATTACTTTGCAAATGTATCATACTCGCGCTGTGAACAAAGGACAAAATGTCCTGGTGTCACTTCGCGCATGATTACTTCTTCACTCTCCAGATACTTATGTGCTTTTGGATCGTAACCTTTACGCACACGGCTCCGCTCATAGGCTGGATCTGGCAACGGAATTGCAGATAGCAGCGATTGTGTATAAGGATGTAAAGGCGCCGTATAGATCGTTTCAGCTGGTCCTATTTCGACAAGCTTACCGAAATGCATAACACCGATCCGATCCGAGATATACTTCACCATCGACAAGTCATGCGCTATGAATAGATACGTCAAGCCTCTTTCTTCTTGAAGCTCTTTCAATAAGTTAACGACTTGCGCTTGAATAGAAACGTCCAATGCTGATATCGGCTCATCTGCTATGATAAATTCTGGCTCAACTGCAAGCGCACGTGCAATTCCAAGACGCTGGCGCTGACCGCCAGAAAATTCATGCGGGTAACGGTTAGCGTGCTCTCGATTCAATCCTACCGTCTCAAGAAGTTCGTGGACACGTGCTGTCCGTTCTTTCGAGTCCTTCACGAGACCGTGGATATCGAGGCCCTCAGCAATGATATCTAGCACTTTCATCCGCGGATTCAATGATGCATATGGATCTTGGAAAATCATCTGCATTTTCCGATTAAATGCTTTCAGTTCTTTTTTCGATTTTTTCGCATGAACATCAATGCCATCATAAATAACTTCTCCACCTGTTGCGTCGTAAAGACGGATGATTGTACGTCCTGTCGTTGATTTACCACAGCCTGATTCACCAACAATGCCGAGCGTCTCGCCTTTGTAGATATCGAATGTAATATCGTCAACAGCGCGTACTTCATTCTTTTTACCAACATTGAAATACTGCTTCAAGTTTTTGATTTCGAGTAATTTTTCTGCCATTATCGAACACCTCCCGGATTACTTACATAATACCGGCTGCCAGGGAACCTCTTCATACGTTCTATGACCGCTGCCGGAGGATCGACTTGTGGCGCATCCGGATGGAGCAGCCACGTCGCCGCGTAATGTGTATCACTCACTTTAAATAGAGGTGGAACTTGCTCCATATCAATCTTCATCGCATATTCACTACGGAGCGCAAAAGCGTCCCCTTTTGGAGGATCTAACAAATCCGGAGGCGTTCCTGGAATTGCATATAGTTTCTCATCGACTGTATCTAGCGAAGGCATTGAACTAAGAAGCCCCCAAGTATATGGATGCTGTGGGTTATAGAAGATTTCATCTACTGTCCCTACTTCGACAATCCGACCACCATACATAACCGCTACACGGTCTGCTACGTTTGCTACGACTCCTAAATCATGTGTTATGAAAATGATAGCCGTATCAATCTTTTTTTGCAGATCTTTCATTAACTCCAAAATTTGTGCCTGAATCGTAACATCCAAGGCCGTCGTTGGCTCATCCGCAATTAGAAGCTTTGGATTACATGCCAGTGCAACAGCAATGACGATACGTTGGCGTTGTCCACCGGAAAACTGGTGAGGATATTGCTTCATACGCATTTCCGGCTGTGGCATCCCGACCAGCGCCAACAACTCAATAGACTTTTTCCAAGCTTCCGATTTGCTTAGCTTTTGATGTTTAAGCAAAGGTTCCATAATCTGGTTGCCAATCGTCATTGTCGGATTAAGTGAAGTCATTGGGTCTTGAAAAATCATCGAAATGTCTTTCCCTCTTACTTTTTGCATTTCTTTTTCAGAAATCTTCAGAAGGTCTTTTCCACCGAATAAAATCTCACCATTTTTGTACTCGGTACTAGATTTCGGAAGGAGTCTCATAATCGATTTCGTCGTTACCGATTTACCTGAACCAGACTCACCAACAATAGCCAGTGTCTCCCCTTTAAACACTTCAAAATTAACGCCTTGAATTGCTTTCACTTCTCCTGCAAATGTATGGAAGGAAAGCTCGAGGTTTTTCACTTCAACAATTTTCTCCATTTCGCTTTCCTCCTTTAATCTTTCATTTTTGGATCAAGTGCATCACGTAATCCATCGCCAATTAAGTTGAACGCAATCATAAGTAAACTTATAATCGCTGCCGGGAAAAATAAAATATGCGGCTGATATTCAAGGAATTTATAACCATCATTAATGAGCGTTCCAAGAGACGCTTTTGGTGCTTGTAGACCCATTCCGACAAAGCTTAAAAATGCCTCAAAGAAAATGGCCGTGGGAATTGTAAACATCATGTTTATGACAATAACTGCCATAATATTAGGGAGTAGGTGTTTGCTGATAATTCGTGAATCACTTGCTCCTAAGGTTTTCGCCGCCAAGACGAATTCCTGATGTTTATATTTAAGAACCTGTCCCCGCACAATACGGGACATGCCAATCCATCCGGTTATCGTTATCGCTACGATAATGGACAATATGCCTGGCTCCATGATCATAATCATCAAAATTACGATTACCAGTGTTGGAATCCCAATCAGAACTTCGACAACCCGTTGCATGATATCATCGGTGCGCCCTCCATAATAACCGGAAATACCACCGTAGATGACTCCAATTACGACATCAATAACAGCAGCAATGAAAGCGATTAATAGGGAAATTTGCGTTCCCTTCCATAGACGTGAAAACATATCGCGTCCAAGGCTATCCGTTCCAAACCAATAGTTAACTTCTACTTTTTTTAATTCATAAAGATTAACTGTTTTAGATCCCAGTTTGCCTTCACCATCGAAAATACCTAATTTTTCAAGTCCAGGGATTTTTGGCGGCAAGCTCGCATGTGAAACTTTTACATCCTCTGGATCATGTTCGACCATGTAAGGGCCTGCAAACGCCATAAATACAATGAATAATAAGATGAACATACTAACGATAGCCGCTTTATTTTTCCGGATACGTAGCCATGCATCTTGCCAAAAACTTAAACTCGGTTTCGAAATCCTTTCGGCATGTGAACTATCGATTGTAATTCGCTCAAACGAATCCTTAGGTTTTTTAGTCATGTTAGTAGTCATTAGTTGGAACCTCCAGACAGGCGGATACGAGGATCAATGACCCCATAAAGAATATCAACGATTAATATAATCACAATGAGGAAGACTGAGAAAAACATCGTCGTACCCATGATGATGGCGTAGTCGTTCGTGTTGATGGATGTTACGAACTGCGCGCCGATGCCCGGGATCGCAAAAATTTGCTCAACGACAAGTGATCCAGTCAATAGCCCCGCCGCAACTGGCCCAAGTACAGTGATTAATGGTATAAGTGCATTACGGAATGCGTGTTTGAAAGCGATTTCAAACCCGTTAGCACCTTTCGCTTTTGCCAATAATATATAATCTGAACTTAATACTTCTATCATTTCCGTTCGGATGAACCTTGCCGCTATGGCAATCGGACCCATTGCTAGTGCGATTGAAGGCAAGATACTAGACTTCCAACCTTCCCACAGACCGACTGGTAGCACTTCAAGCCATACAGCGAAGACGTATTGCAGTAATACAGCAAACACAAACGATGGTATCGAGATACCAAGAATTGCGATAATGGTACTTCCATAATCCCAAACTGTGTTTTGCTTCAAGGCGGCAATCATTCCAAGAATAATGCCGATTAAAGTCCCAAATACAAGTGCCTGAGCCCCTAAAATCATTGAGTATTCCAATTTATTAAAAATAAGAGATGCGACATCTGCACCTTTATATTGGAACGATACACCAAAGTCCCCTTTTGCAAGGTTCCCCATATAACGAACATACTGCACAGGAATCGGATCGTTCAATCCATACTTCTCATAAACGACTTCCCTTTCTTCTATGGATAATTTTGCTGCGGAAGCTAACGGGGAACCTGGAAGCATTTTCATTAGAATAAATGTAAACGACGCAATTAAGAATAGTGATAGGAACATATAGATTATACGTTTTGTGATGTACTTTGCCATTTTCGCACCTCCTGAAATTCATAAATAAGTATAATAATAAAAAACAACAATTTTCGACAAGATAATACAATGAATTTTTAGTTATCTTTGCTTCATTGAAAAAGAGAGTACATGGTCAATAACACCATATACTCTCTTTTCTATTAGATTTTAAGCTTTCAAATTACAATTCTTATTTTTCTGCAGCTTCCATATACGTCCATTTATAGCTATAGTCGCCACCGAATGGATGTGTAACAAGACCTTTTACTGCTGGATTCATAAGAGCCATTCTTCCGCGTTGATAGTTTGGTGCGATAGCTGCGTCATCTTCAAGTAGCAATTTCTCAGCTTCAGCAAACACTTCGAAGCGTTTGATTGGATCTTGTGCATATGTTGTTTTTGTAGATTCAATAAGTTTGTCATATTCAGGGTTAGAATAATTCATTTTGTTTTGAGGGCTTCCAGTTACGAACAATTCCATGAACGAGATTGGATCCTGGAAGTCAGCGCCCCATCCTGCTGATTGAATGTCATAATTACTAGCATCATCAAGTTCAAGACGGACTGCGAAAGGAACTTCTTTCAGGTTGATAGTTAAACCTGGTAGGTTTCTTTCAAGTTCTGATTTGAACCATTCTTGTTGTTTCTTAGCATTTTCAGTGTCTCCACCAAGAATTTCAATCGTTA
This window encodes:
- a CDS encoding globin, which encodes MMRKPLIPYEEIGATKLSELIDLFYAKVAVHPDLYPIFPDDLTETARKQKQFQTQYLGGPNIFTEEHGHPMMKARHMPFPISPVQAEAWLACMAEAMDEVELDGNIRDIYYKRLVLTANHMVNRTGEEKT
- a CDS encoding DsbA family protein → MNRQTLLENPVSPSTCIRPIELYVFIDPLCGECSSLPPLLRKLQVEYDRYFTLRIALRTSLPKMNLQFMHKQVDELACEKTHPTFPSIAIKTAEFQGKRAGFRFFSKMLEYSFLKSRNVSSFSVLVEIATKLNLDVDEFIRDFSSKNVLRSLQVDLYMAKEMEVDKAPTFVFFNKNIEDEGLKVSGLYDYEVYEQILEELVGGPIMADIPPPLEDLFQRFDTLSTNEIASIYNISEKSAERELKKRLLQQHVERIHFQDMTLWRKKMI
- the pepF gene encoding oligoendopeptidase F: MAETKNKVLTRNEVKVEETWRLEDIFATDEAWEKEYVEVERISGEANSYKGTFSNGGDALYSALAYRDALSERLRRLYTYAHLKTDQDTTNSFYQAMDSRVKSLYVKVSTALSYFLPELLSIDEIELDKLVTEHEGLALYKQEFEEINTQRPHVLPAEQEALLAQLSEVTGNSSETFSMLNNADLTFPMVKDEQGEEVELSHGRYVGFLESDDPRVRKDAFKAMYSKYSEFQNTFASTLSGNIKGDNVNARIRNYSSAREAAMANNHIPEQVYENLVTTINKNVHLLQRYVALRKKVFGLEELHMWDMYAPLVKDADMKIPYDEASQTMLDSFHPLGEEYVSIVKEGLDNRWVDVRENKGKRSGAYSSGAYGTNPYVLMNWQDNVSNLFTLAHEFGHSVHSYYSRKSQPFIYSGYSIFVAEVASTVNEAILNDHLLKTIDDEQKRIYLLNYWLDGFRGTVFRQTMFAEFEHLIHQLDQQGIALTAEKLTEEYYALNKKYFGEDLVVDEEIGLEWARIPHFYYNYYVYQYATGYSAAVALSNQILTEGEPAVERYVNNFLKAGSSDYPIEVLKKAGVDMTSAAPIEEACRVFEEKLNELESLLSKN
- a CDS encoding competence protein CoiA yields the protein MYTILTAKTEEGKIIILTPELGRERLRKWRKLRLFYCPQCDYPVQLKVGAITIPHFAHMKNAVCTTLFSEGESRSHLQGKQQLYGFFQKHAQLVELEPFLKMLSQRPDILVTTKFESIPIEFQCSTIPVADIESRSAGYRSTGMKPIWILHTPEKFSALPKGVGTFHFSKYHVSFFTHTSPEGHLLLTYNPQTERFHYFTSLIHIAGKRYIGIHRTLTLSMQVFPFARPKTPSEIEVHRYVAIYLSIRNQFLQSRVLVNKRGVNDPFLRMCYELRVIPANLPQWIGLPVLFNEAFREHDCEWQLAFFYYLRKKGISFRSLSRSQVRKYVSGLENSSEEQEKSCMAYRDFLIAANVDSYYKGAVIDEEKIIQLFSERLLAKRYEN
- the mecA gene encoding adaptor protein MecA codes for the protein MEIERINENTVKFFLSYIDIEERGFTREEVWYNRDKSEELFWEMMDEVSDESEFEVEGPLWIQVHAMSGGIEVTVTRAQMSEDGEPLESPFTSDDPRKVFQHGKMYDDDDTMPGIEDTAFDWVDNMFVFNEFDILIPLANQMKDYEVKTALYSFENKYYIHLLYDDEVMDDSRKTDLFSVLSEFGVPSNMTIHRIEEYGNLIMDSDVFVKIQQYFGAN
- the spxA gene encoding transcriptional regulator SpxA, which encodes MVTLFTSPSCTSCRKAKAWLEEHEIPYTERNIFSEPLNIDEIKEILRMTEDGTDEIISTRSKIFQKLNVDVESLPLQRLYELIQEHPGLLRRPIILDEKRLQVGYNEDEIRRFLPRKVRAYQLLEARRMVN
- a CDS encoding ABC transporter ATP-binding protein; amino-acid sequence: MAEKLLEIKNLKQYFNVGKKNEVRAVDDITFDIYKGETLGIVGESGCGKSTTGRTIIRLYDATGGEVIYDGIDVHAKKSKKELKAFNRKMQMIFQDPYASLNPRMKVLDIIAEGLDIHGLVKDSKERTARVHELLETVGLNREHANRYPHEFSGGQRQRLGIARALAVEPEFIIADEPISALDVSIQAQVVNLLKELQEERGLTYLFIAHDLSMVKYISDRIGVMHFGKLVEIGPAETIYTAPLHPYTQSLLSAIPLPDPAYERSRVRKGYDPKAHKYLESEEVIMREVTPGHFVLCSQREYDTFAK
- a CDS encoding ABC transporter ATP-binding protein yields the protein MEKIVEVKNLELSFHTFAGEVKAIQGVNFEVFKGETLAIVGESGSGKSVTTKSIMRLLPKSSTEYKNGEILFGGKDLLKISEKEMQKVRGKDISMIFQDPMTSLNPTMTIGNQIMEPLLKHQKLSKSEAWKKSIELLALVGMPQPEMRMKQYPHQFSGGQRQRIVIAVALACNPKLLIADEPTTALDVTIQAQILELMKDLQKKIDTAIIFITHDLGVVANVADRVAVMYGGRIVEVGTVDEIFYNPQHPYTWGLLSSMPSLDTVDEKLYAIPGTPPDLLDPPKGDAFALRSEYAMKIDMEQVPPLFKVSDTHYAATWLLHPDAPQVDPPAAVIERMKRFPGSRYYVSNPGGVR
- the opp3C gene encoding oligopeptide ABC transporter permease, with the protein product MTTNMTKKPKDSFERITIDSSHAERISKPSLSFWQDAWLRIRKNKAAIVSMFILLFIVFMAFAGPYMVEHDPEDVKVSHASLPPKIPGLEKLGIFDGEGKLGSKTVNLYELKKVEVNYWFGTDSLGRDMFSRLWKGTQISLLIAFIAAVIDVVIGVIYGGISGYYGGRTDDIMQRVVEVLIGIPTLVIVILMIMIMEPGILSIIVAITITGWIGMSRIVRGQVLKYKHQEFVLAAKTLGASDSRIISKHLLPNIMAVIVINMMFTIPTAIFFEAFLSFVGMGLQAPKASLGTLINDGYKFLEYQPHILFFPAAIISLLMIAFNLIGDGLRDALDPKMKD
- the opp3b gene encoding oligopeptide ABC transporter permease, which translates into the protein MAKYITKRIIYMFLSLFLIASFTFILMKMLPGSPLASAAKLSIEEREVVYEKYGLNDPIPVQYVRYMGNLAKGDFGVSFQYKGADVASLIFNKLEYSMILGAQALVFGTLIGIILGMIAALKQNTVWDYGSTIIAILGISIPSFVFAVLLQYVFAVWLEVLPVGLWEGWKSSILPSIALAMGPIAIAARFIRTEMIEVLSSDYILLAKAKGANGFEIAFKHAFRNALIPLITVLGPVAAGLLTGSLVVEQIFAIPGIGAQFVTSINTNDYAIIMGTTMFFSVFLIVIILIVDILYGVIDPRIRLSGGSN